A genomic stretch from Bacterioplanes sanyensis includes:
- a CDS encoding peptidase E, with amino-acid sequence MTDKHCVVLGGGGWMMGETPSALDEYILQLSGKENPKVCYVPTATGDSDRIIERFYDAKLSRQLSHFPLFKPHLNWREHLFEQDIIYVGGGNTRSMLAIWREWGVDDMLRRCYERGIILCGMSAGAICWFEHGITDSNPEAYSVIAGLGLLSGLAAAHFNQQDEKYRLFEQFSREHPDTRCIGLSDYAAVHFINGKPYRQIYSHPDASVTLKNSQPAVAQHT; translated from the coding sequence ATGACTGACAAACATTGTGTGGTGCTGGGCGGTGGTGGTTGGATGATGGGTGAGACGCCCAGCGCACTGGATGAATATATTTTGCAGTTAAGCGGCAAAGAAAACCCTAAGGTGTGTTATGTGCCGACGGCGACGGGCGACTCAGACCGAATCATAGAACGCTTTTACGATGCCAAACTCAGCCGCCAACTCAGTCATTTTCCGCTGTTTAAACCGCACTTAAACTGGCGCGAGCATTTGTTTGAGCAAGACATTATTTACGTCGGTGGAGGCAATACACGTTCAATGCTGGCCATCTGGCGTGAGTGGGGTGTGGATGACATGTTACGGCGCTGCTACGAGCGCGGCATTATTTTATGCGGCATGAGCGCCGGTGCCATTTGTTGGTTTGAGCACGGCATTACCGACAGCAATCCAGAGGCGTATTCTGTGATCGCTGGTTTAGGCCTGCTGTCTGGTTTGGCGGCCGCACACTTTAATCAACAGGACGAGAAATATCGTCTGTTTGAGCAATTTAGCCGTGAGCATCCGGACACCCGCTGCATCGGTTTAAGCGACTACGCCGCTGTGCATTTTATTAACGGTAAGCCGTATCGCCAGATATACAGTCACCCGGATGCCTCGGTGACGCTGAAAAATAGCCAGCCTGCTGTCGCTCAGCACACCTAA
- a CDS encoding hotdog fold thioesterase has translation MSAIWFAKPDIEDMNRQMQGTACSNLGIEITEVGDDYVRGTMPADERTLQPVGLVHGGANVLLAETLGSMAANLVVDPSQQYCVGQEINANHIRGVRSGTLTGTARAVHCGRSSQVWEIRIENSDGKLSCISRLTMAVVAAQNHR, from the coding sequence ATGAGTGCAATTTGGTTCGCCAAGCCCGATATCGAAGACATGAACCGACAGATGCAAGGCACCGCTTGCTCCAATTTGGGCATCGAAATTACGGAAGTGGGCGATGATTATGTACGCGGTACTATGCCCGCCGATGAGCGCACATTGCAGCCCGTCGGATTAGTGCATGGCGGTGCTAATGTACTGCTGGCTGAAACGCTGGGCAGCATGGCGGCCAATCTGGTGGTCGACCCCAGCCAACAATACTGTGTTGGCCAGGAAATCAACGCCAACCACATTCGTGGCGTACGCAGCGGTACCTTAACCGGCACCGCCCGTGCTGTGCATTGCGGCCGCAGTTCTCAGGTCTGGGAAATCCGTATTGAGAACAGCGACGGCAAACTCAGCTGCATTTCTCGCCTGACCATGGCGGTGGTGGCGGCGCAAAACCACCGTTAA
- a CDS encoding M48 family metallopeptidase gives MNSTLPSAKRLLACSTPISLSQGNVSVVAGFYFYPGQSHSIDAQARFDDEGNVWLTDTDGKSLAHFSAAQVQHQPLIAGLPAELLFSDDSRFIPHDGNHRWPGQRPAQQSLEWLESHWLGVLSAVVAVPLFVWFMIVYGIPSMTHAGVEMMPRAIDEQVGQHTFSTLEYIYLEPSELSPDLQQGIRDEFEHLLTQLSLPVERYRLVFYDSMIGANALALPDGTIVVTDDLARMLQHQPQQLHAILLHEIGHVEHRHGMKKLAQTTATSFLFAMMFGDIEGMGEMIIGAGGSLLESAFSRDMEREADQFAHQHAQQAGLSAQDFADAMRALAEGHDINISQDGDWSDYLSTHPGMGERIREAEQAAASERQPDDN, from the coding sequence ATGAACAGCACTCTGCCTTCGGCGAAGAGGCTGCTGGCTTGTTCGACACCGATTTCTCTGTCGCAGGGTAACGTCAGCGTGGTTGCCGGCTTTTATTTTTACCCAGGCCAGTCACACAGCATTGACGCCCAAGCGCGCTTTGATGACGAGGGCAATGTGTGGCTGACCGACACGGATGGCAAAAGCTTGGCGCACTTCAGTGCCGCGCAGGTACAGCATCAGCCATTGATCGCCGGGTTGCCGGCCGAGCTATTGTTCAGCGATGACAGCCGCTTTATTCCCCACGATGGTAATCATCGCTGGCCAGGGCAACGCCCGGCGCAGCAAAGCTTAGAGTGGCTGGAAAGCCACTGGCTTGGTGTGCTGTCGGCAGTGGTGGCAGTGCCGTTGTTCGTCTGGTTTATGATCGTGTACGGCATTCCCAGCATGACCCATGCCGGGGTCGAGATGATGCCGCGCGCCATCGACGAGCAAGTCGGCCAGCACACCTTTTCCACTCTGGAGTACATCTATTTAGAACCCTCAGAGCTATCGCCCGACCTGCAGCAAGGCATTCGTGATGAGTTTGAGCATTTGCTCACGCAACTGAGCCTGCCAGTAGAGCGCTATCGGCTGGTGTTTTATGACAGCATGATCGGCGCCAATGCCCTGGCATTGCCCGACGGCACCATTGTCGTTACCGATGATTTAGCGCGCATGCTGCAACATCAGCCACAGCAGCTGCACGCCATTCTGCTGCACGAAATTGGCCATGTTGAGCACCGCCACGGCATGAAAAAACTGGCGCAAACCACCGCCACCAGTTTTTTGTTTGCGATGATGTTCGGCGATATCGAAGGCATGGGTGAAATGATCATTGGTGCTGGCGGCTCGTTGCTGGAAAGTGCCTTCTCGCGCGATATGGAACGCGAGGCCGACCAATTCGCTCACCAACATGCTCAGCAGGCCGGGCTTTCAGCCCAGGATTTTGCCGATGCCATGCGTGCTTTGGCCGAAGGCCATGACATTAACATCAGCCAAGATGGTGATTGGAGCGATTATCTCAGCACCCACCCAGGTATGGGTGAGCGCATTCGCGAAGCAGAGCAGGCCGCCGCCAGCGAGCGCCAGCCTGATGATAATTAA